One genomic segment of Manis pentadactyla isolate mManPen7 chromosome 1, mManPen7.hap1, whole genome shotgun sequence includes these proteins:
- the C1H3orf80 gene encoding uncharacterized membrane protein C3orf80 homolog, translating to MWGPAVTAEGLSVAAPPLPPLLLLLALAAPSRGGGGCAELACGERERCCDAANATVVRCCKLPLHAFLDNVGWFVRKLSGLLILLVLFAIGYFLQRIICPSPRRYPRGQARPGPPGAAGPPDDDDDTSPALLRDEAAAGSQDSLLDSGGGGRGRGGRSAPPCASEHELRVVSPVFLQLPSYEEVKYLPTYEESMRLQHLSPGEVVLPVSVLGHPRGGGSGESDGSEGLFPLI from the coding sequence ATGTGGGGCCCCGCAGTCACGGCCGAGGGCCTGTCGGTGGcggcgccgccgctgccgccgctgctgctcctgctggcgCTGGCGGCGCCCTCGCGGGGCGGCGGGGGCTGCGCGGAGCTGGCGTGCGGCGAGCGGGAGCGCTGCTGCGACGCGGCCAACGCCACCGTGGTGCGCTGCTGCAAGCTGCCGCTGCACGCCTTCCTCGACAACGTGGGCTGGTTCGTCCGCAAGCTGTCCGGGCTGCTCATCCTACTCGTGCTCTTCGCCATCGGCTACTTCCTGCAGCGCATCATCTGCCCCAGTCCACGCAGGTACCCGCGCGGGCAGGCGCGGCCCGGGCCGCCGGGGGCCGCGGGGCCGCCCGACGACGACGACGACACCTCGCCCGCGCTACTGCGCGACGAGGCGGCCGCGGGCTCCCAGGACTCGCTGCTGGACAGTGGCGGCGGCGGCCGGGGCCGGGGCGGGCGCTCGGCCCCACCTTGCGCCTCGGAGCACGAGCTGCGCGTAGTCTCGCCGGTCTTCCTGCAGCTGCCCAGCTACGAGGAAGTCAAGTACCTGCCAACCTACGAGGAGTCCATGCGACTGCAGCACCTCAGCCCCGGGGAGGTCGTGCTGCCCGTGTCGGTGCTCGGCCACCCGCGAGGCGGCGGCTCCGGGGAGTCCGACGGCAGCGAGGGCCTCTTCCCGCTCATATGA